From a single Anaerolineales bacterium genomic region:
- a CDS encoding ribonuclease H-like domain-containing protein gives MSSLADKLKSLGVKTGTSHLSKPEPASHSIESVVAGTFFPTPRGEAFVSEQVFGEDYLHGTISPYSRFPLSLISQWANDARIAEMPIRKFAFLDTETSGVSGGTGTYAFLVGAARFMDDKFVLKQFFLRDPSEEPAMLEALIHFLAPCEGLVTFNGKSFDAPLLRTRYSLHRIPVPFKEYAHIDLLPLARRLWRDRLPSRALKYLEEHVLGFTRTSEEVPGYEIPWLYFDYLRSGDARPMGGVFYHNAMDVVAMAALLGHVSEMLADPYDGRVEHGLDFIALGKLFEDLGHWDEAARLYERGLESGLEESDFGVAVRRLSTLQKRRGDVSQAVRLWEEAAGKGHIYAHIELAKYYEHKMRDVKLSMKWAKSARKAVEKSDLPEYIRRHWLGEIDHRLARLERKAGL, from the coding sequence ATGTCCTCGCTTGCAGACAAATTGAAGTCCCTGGGCGTAAAGACAGGGACTTCGCATCTTTCCAAGCCCGAACCTGCCAGCCATTCCATTGAATCGGTCGTGGCTGGGACATTTTTCCCCACACCGCGCGGAGAAGCCTTCGTCTCCGAACAGGTATTCGGAGAAGATTACCTGCACGGGACCATCTCCCCCTATTCCAGATTTCCGCTTTCATTAATTTCGCAATGGGCGAACGATGCGCGTATCGCAGAGATGCCGATCCGCAAGTTCGCGTTTCTCGACACTGAAACATCCGGCGTCTCCGGCGGCACAGGGACATATGCCTTTCTGGTCGGCGCCGCTCGTTTCATGGACGATAAATTCGTGCTCAAGCAGTTCTTTCTGCGGGATCCGTCCGAAGAACCTGCCATGCTCGAAGCATTGATCCATTTTCTTGCGCCGTGCGAGGGATTGGTGACTTTCAACGGCAAATCCTTCGATGCGCCTTTGTTGCGGACGCGCTATTCATTGCACCGCATCCCCGTGCCATTCAAGGAGTACGCCCATATTGACCTGTTGCCGCTGGCGAGACGTTTGTGGCGGGACCGGCTCCCCTCGCGTGCGTTGAAATATCTCGAAGAGCACGTGCTGGGTTTCACGCGCACCTCGGAGGAAGTGCCTGGCTATGAGATCCCCTGGTTGTATTTTGATTATCTGCGCAGCGGTGACGCGCGTCCGATGGGAGGTGTGTTCTATCACAACGCCATGGATGTGGTGGCGATGGCGGCGTTGCTCGGACACGTCAGTGAAATGCTGGCAGATCCCTATGATGGACGGGTTGAACATGGTCTCGATTTTATTGCGCTGGGAAAGTTGTTCGAGGATCTCGGTCACTGGGACGAGGCGGCGCGTCTGTATGAGCGTGGACTCGAGTCCGGATTGGAGGAATCAGATTTCGGCGTGGCGGTGAGGCGGCTTTCCACCCTGCAAAAGAGGCGCGGGGATGTGAGTCAGGCTGTGCGCTTGTGGGAGGAGGCTGCGGGGAAGGGTCATATCTATGCTCATATCGAACTGGCGAAATATTATGAGCACAAAATGCGCGATGTGAAGCTGTCCATGAAGTGGGCGAAGTCTGCGCGCAAGGCAGTGGAAAAGTCGGACCTGCCTGAGTACATCCGCAGGCACTGGCTGGGTGAAATTGATCACAGGCTGGCGCGGCTGGAACGAAAAGCGGGTTTATAA